The Microcebus murinus isolate Inina chromosome 28, M.murinus_Inina_mat1.0, whole genome shotgun sequence genome has a segment encoding these proteins:
- the HK3 gene encoding hexokinase-3 isoform X1, whose protein sequence is MDAAGPAGVQQGAGALGCSQEASPRPADSSGLVQECLQQFKVTEAQLQQIQASLLASMQQALRGEASPAPAVRMLPTYVGSIPHGTEQGDFLVLELGAKGASLRVLWVTLTGTEGHRVEPRSQEFVIPQEVMLGAGQQLFDFAAHCLSEFLDAHPVSRQGLQLGLSFSFPCHQTGLDRSTLISWTKGFRCSGVEGQDVVQLLRDAIQRQGAHSVEVVAVVNDTVGTMMGCAPGLRPCEVGLVVDTGTNACYMEEARHVAALDDDRGRMCVSVEWGSFCDDAALGPLLTTFDRALDRESLNPGAQRFEKMIGGLYLGELVRLVLVHLARRGVLFGGCTSPALLSRGSVLLEHVAEMEDPSAGAARVHAILQGLGLSPDSSDAELVRHVCAAVCTRAAQLCAAALASVLSRMQRGREHRALRVAVATGGRVCEQHPRFCRILRETVKVLAPECDVSFVPSVDGGGRGVAMVTAVAARLASHRRLLEETLAPFRLSREQLAVVQAQMREAMAKGLRGEASSLRMLPTYVRATPDGSERGDFLALDLGGTNFRVLLVRVAAGGVQITSQVYSIPKCVAQGSGQQLFDHIVDCIVDFQQKQGLSGQSLPLGFTFSFPCRQLGLDQGILLNWTKGFNASDCEGQDIVRLLRAAIGRRQAVELNVVAIVNDTVGTMMSCGYEDPRCEIGLIVGTGTNACYMEELQNVAGLTGGPGRMCVNMEWGAFGDDGSLDALSTCFDESVDRASINPGKQRFEKMISGMYLGEIVRHVLLHLTSLGVLFRGQQMGRLQTRDIFKTKFLSEIESDSLALRQVRAILEDLGLPLTSDDALVVLEVCQAVSQRAARLCGAGVAAVAERMRESRGLEELAVSVGVDGTLYKLHPHFSSLVAATVRELAPRCAVTFLQSEDGSGKGAALVTAVACRLAQKTRV, encoded by the exons ATGGACGCCGCTGGGCCTGCAGGGGTGCAGCAGGGGGCAGGAGCCCTGGGCTGCTCCCAGGAGGCCTCGCCCCGGCCGGCAGACAGCTCAGGACTG GTGCAGGAGTGCCTGCAGCAGTTCAAGGTGACAGAGGCACAGCTGCAGCAGATCCAGGCCAGCCTCCTGGCGTCCATGCAGCAGGCGCTGAGGGGGGAGGCGAGCCCTGCCCCCGCTGTCCGGATGCTGCCCACGTATGTGGGGTCCATCCCGCATGGCACCG AGCAAGGCGACTTCCTGGTGCTGGAGCTGGGGGCCAAAGGGGCCTCCCTGCGTGTGTTGTGGGTGACGCTAACGGGCACCGAGGGGCACAGGGTGGAGCCCAGGAGCCAGGAGTTTGTGATCCCCCAAGAGGTGATGCTGGGTGCTGGCCAGCAG CTCTTTGACTTTGCTGCCCACTGCCTGTCTGAGTTCCTGGACGCGCACCCGGTGAGCAGGCAGGGTCTGCAGCTTGGGCTCAGCTTCTCCTTCCCTTGCCACCAGACGGGCCTGGACAGG AGCACCCTCATTTCCTGGACCAAAGGTTTCAGGTGCAGTGGCGTGGAAGGCCAGGACGTGGTCCAGTTGCTCAGAGACGCCATCCAGAGGCAGGGG GCCCACAGCGTGGAGGTGGTTGCCGTGGTGAACGACACGGTGGGCACCATGATGGGCTGCGCGCCGGGGCTCCGGCCGTGCGAGGTGGGGCTTGTCGTAG ACACCGGCACCAACGCCTGCTACATGGAGGAGGCCCGGCACGTGGCGGCGCTGGACGACGACCGTGGCCGCATGTGTGTCAGCGTCGAGTGGGGCTCCTTCTGCGACGACGCGGCCCTGGGGCCGCTGCTGACCACCTTCGACCGCGCCCTGGACCGCGAGTCCCTCAACCCCGGCGCTCAGAG GTTCGAGAAGATGATCGGGGGCCTCTACCTGGGCGAGCTGGTGCGGCTGGTGCTGGTGCACTTGGCCCGGCGTGGGGTCCTCTTTGGCGGCTGCACCTCCCCCGCCCTGCTGAGCCGAGGCAGCGTCCTCCTGGAGCACGTGGCCGAGATGGAGGA cccctctgctggAGCGGCCCGTGTCCACGCTAtcctgcagggcctgggcctgAGCCCAGACTCCTCGGACGCCGAGCTTGTGCGGCACGTGTGTGCGGCCGTGTGCACACGGGCTGCCCAGCTCTGCGCCGCCGCCCTGGCCTCCGTCCTGTCCCGCATGCAGCGCGGCCGGGAGCACCGAGCGCTTCGGGTTGCCGTGGCCACCGGGGGCCGGGTGTGTGAGCAGCATCCCAG GTTCTGCCGCATCCTGCGGGAGACGGTGAAGGTCCTAGCCCCAGAGTGTGATGTCTCCTTCGTCCCCTCGGTGGACGGCGGTGGCCGGGGTGTGGCAATGGTGACCGCGGTGGCCGCCCGCCTGGCCAGCCACAGGCGCCTGCTGGAGGAGACCCTGGCTCCGTTCCGGCTGAGCCGGGAGCAGCTGGCAGTGGTGCAGGCTCAGATGCGGGAGGCCATGGCCAAGGGGCTCCGAGGGGAGGCCTCCTCTCTCCGCATGCTGCCCACTTACGTCCGGGCCACTCCTGATGGCAGCG AGCGAGGGGACTTCCTGGCCCTGGACCTTGGGGGCACCAACTTCCGGGTCCTCCTGGTGCGTGTGGCCGCAGGAGGTGTGCAGATCACCAGCCAGGTGTACTCCATCCCCAAGTGTGTGGCCCAGGGCTCTGGGCAGCAG CTCTTTGACCACATCGTGGATTGCATTGTGGACTTCCAGCAGAAGCAGGGCCTGAGCGGGCAGAGCCTCCCCCTGGGTTTCACCTTCTCCTTCCCATGCAGGCAGCTTGGCCTGGACCAG GGCATCCTCCTGAACTGGACCAAGGGTTTCAACGCGTCGGACTGCGAGGGCCAAGACATCGTGCGTCTGCTGCGGGCAGCCATCGGGCGGAGACAG GCAGTGGAGCTGAATGTGGTTGCCATTGTCAATGACACGGTGGGAACCATGATGTCCTGCGGCTATGAGGACCCCCGTTGTGAGATAGGCCTCATTGTTG GAACCGGCACCAACGCCTGCTACATGGAGGAGCTGCAGAACGTGGCGGGCTTGACGGGGGGCCCGGGCCGCATGTGCGTCAACATGGAGTGGGGGGCCTTCGGGGACGACGGCTCGCTGGACGCCCTCAGCACCTGCTTCGACGAGAGCGTCGACCGGGCGTCCATCAATCCCGGCAAGCAGAG GTTTGAGAAGATGATCAGCGGCATGTACCTGGGGGAGATCGTCCGGCACGTTCTCTTACATCTCACCAGCCTTGGCGTCCTCTTCCGGGGCCAGCAGATGGGGCGCCTCCAGACCAGGGACATCTTTAAGACCAAGTTCCTCTCTGAGATTGAaag CGACAGCCTGGCCCTGCGGCAGGTGCGAGCTATCCTGGAGGACCTGGGCCTGCCCCTGACCTCGGACGACGCCCTGGTGGTCCTGGAGGTGTGCCAGGCCGTGTCCCAGCGGGCCGCCCGGCTCTGCGGCGCAGGCGTGGCTGCCGTGGCGGAGAGGATGCGGGAGAGCCGGGGCCTGGAGGAGCTGGCGGTGTCCGTGGGCGTGGACGGGACCCTCTATAAGCTGCATCCCCA CTTCTCCAGCTTGGTGGCCGCCACGGTGCGGGAGCTGGCCCCTCGCTGTGCGGTCACCTTCCTGCAGTCGGAGGACGGGTCGGGCAAAGGCGCAGCCCTGGTCACGGCCGTTGCCTGCCGCCTGGCCCAGAAGACCCGCGTCTGA
- the UNC5A gene encoding netrin receptor UNC5A isoform X2, producing MAVRPGVWPALLGIVLAAWLRGSGAQQSATVANPVPGASPDLLPHFLVEPGDVYIVKNKPVLLVCKATPATQIFFKCNGEWVRQVDHVIERSTDGSSGLPAMEVRINVSRQQVEKVFGLEEYWCQCVAWSSSGTTKSQKAYIRIAYLRKNFEQEPLAREVSLEQGLVLPCRPPEGIPPAEVEWLRNEDLVDPALDPNVYITREHSLVVRQARLADTANYTCVAKNIVARRRSASAAVVVYVDGSWSPWSKWSACGLDCTHWRSRECSDPAPRNGGEECQGSELDTRNCTSDLCVHTASGPEDVALYVGLIAVAVCLVLLLLVLVLVYCRKKEGLDSDVADSSILTSGFQPVSIKPSKADNPHLLTIQPDLSTTTTTYQGSLCPRQDGPSPKFQLSNGHLLSPLGGGRHTLHHSSPTSEAEDFVSRLSTQNYFRSLPRGTSNMAYGTFNFLGGRLMIPNTGISLLIPPDAIPRGKIYEVYLTLHKPEDVRLPLAGCQTLLSPIVSCGPPGVLLTRPVILAMDHCGEPSPDSWSLRLKKQSCEGSWEDVLHLGEEAPSHLYYCQLEAGACYVFTEQLGRFALVGEALSVAAAKRLKLLLFAPLACTSLEYNIRVYCLHDTHEALKEVVQLEKQLGGQLIQEPRVLHFKDSYHNLRLSIHDMPSSLWKSKLLVSYQEIPFYHVWSGAQQYLHCTFTLERASPSTSDLACKMWVWQVEGDGQSFNINFNITKDTRFAELLALESEGGVPALVGPSAFKIPFLIRQKIISSLDPPCSRGADWRTLAQKLHLDSHLSFFASKPSPTAMILNLWEARHFPNGNLSQLAAAVAGLGQPEAGLFTVSEAEC from the exons GGACCACGTGATCGAGCGCAGCACGGACGGGAGCAGCG ggctgCCGGCCATGGAAGTCCGAATCAATGTCTCGAGGCAGCAGGTGGAGAAGGTGTTCGGGCTGGAggagtactggtgccagtgtgtGGCGTGGAGCTCCTCGGGCACCACCAAGAGTCAGAAGGCCTACATCCGCATTGCCT ATTTGCGCAAGAACTTCGAGCAGGAGCCGCTGGCCAGGGAGGTGTCCCTGGAGCAGGGCCTCGTGCTGCCCTGCCGGCCCCCAGAGGGCATCCCCCCGGCAGAG GTGGAGTGGCTCCGGAACGAGGACCTGGTGGACCCGGCCCTGGACCCCAACGTGTACATCACGCGGGAGCACAGCCTGGTGGTGCGACAGGCCCGCCTGGCGGACACGGCCAACTACACCTGCGTGGCCAAGAACATCGTGGCCCGCCGCCGCAGCGCCTCTGCCGCTGTCGTCGTCTACG tGGACGGCAGCTGGAGCCCGTGGAGCAAGTGGTCGGCCTGTGGGCTCGACTGCACCCACTGGCGGAGCCGGGAGTGCTCCGACCCGGCGCCCCGCAACGGGGGTGAGGAGTGCCAGGGCTCTGAGCTGGACACCCGCAACTGCACCAGCGACCTCTGCGTGCACA CTGCGTCCGGCCCTGAGGACGTGGCCCTCTATGTGGGCCTCATCGCCGTGGCCGTGTGCCTTGTCCTGCTGCTGCTTGTCCTTGTCCTTGTGTACTGCCGGAAGAAGGAGGGGCTGGACTCGGACGTGGCCGACTCGTCCATTCTCACCTCAGGCTTCCAGCCGGTCAGCATCAAGCCCAGCAAAGCAG ACAACCCTCACCTGCTCACCATCCAGCCGGACctcagcaccaccaccaccacctaccAGGGCAGCCTGTGTCCCCGGCAGGACGGGCCCAGCCCCAAGTTCCAGCTCTCCAACGGGCACCTGCTCAGCCCGCTGGGCGGCGGCCGCCACACCCTGCACCACAGCTCGCCCACCTCGGAGGCGGAGGACTTCGTCTCCCGCCTCTCCACCCAGAACTACTTCCGCTCCCTGCCCCGAGGCACCAGCAACATGGCCTACGGGACCTTCAACTTCCTCGGGGGCCGGCTGATGATCCCCAACACAG GAATCAGCCTCCTGATCCCGCCAGACGCCATACCGCGAGGGAAGATCTACGAGGTCTACCTCACGCTGCACAAGCCCGAGGACGTGAG GTTGCCCCTAGCCGGCTGTCAGACCCTGCTGAGTCCCATCGTTAGCTGCGGGCCCCCCGGAGTCCTGCTCACCCGGCCCGTCATCCTCGCCATGGACCACTGCGGGGAGCCCAGCCCCGACAGCTGGAGCCTGCGCCTCAAAAAGCAGTCCTGCGAAGGCAGCTGGGAG GACGTGCTGCACCTGGGCGAGGAGGCGCCCTCCCACCTCTACTACTGCCAGCTGGAGGCCGGCGCCTGCTACGTCTTCACCGAGCAGCTGGGCCGCTTCGCCCTGGTGGGGGAGGCGCTCAGCGTGGCCGCAGCCAAGCGCCTCAAGCTGCTTCTGTTCGCCCCGCTGGCCTGCACCTCCCTGGAGTACAACATCCGCGTCTACTGCCTGCACGACACGCACGAGGCGCTCAAG GAGGTGGTGCAGCTGGAGAAGCAGCTGGGGGGACAGCTGATCCAGGAGCCGCGCGTCCTGCACTTCAAGGACAGCTACCACAACCTGCGCCTGTCCATCCACGACATGCCCAGCTCCCTGTGGAAGAGCAAGCTCCTCGTCAGCTACCAG GAGATCCCCTTCTACCACGTCTGGAGCGGCGCGCAGCAGTACCTGCACTGCACCTTCACCCTGGAGCGCGCCAGCCCCAGCACCAGCGACCTGGCCTGCAAGATGTGGGTGTGGCAGGTGGAGGGTGACGGGCAGAGCTTCAACATCAACTTCAACATCACcaag GACACGAGGTTTGCCGAGCTGCTGGCTCTGGAGAGTGAAGGGGGGGTCCCAGCCCTGGTGGGCCCCAGTGCCTTCAAGATCCCCTTCCTCATTCGGCAGAAGATCATTTCCAGCCTGGACCCGCCCTGCAGCCGGGGTGCTGACTGGCGGACTCTGGCCCAGAAACTCCACCTGGACAG ccatcTCAGCTTCTTTGCCTCCAAGCCCAGCCCCACGGCCATGATCCTCAACCTGTGGGAGGCTCGGCACTTCCCCAACGGCAACCTCAGCCAGCTGGCGGCGGCAGTGGCCGGACTGGGCCAGCCGGAGGCCGGCCTCTTCACGGTGTCAGAGGCCGAGTGCTGA
- the HK3 gene encoding hexokinase-3 isoform X2 codes for MDAAGPAGVQQGAGALGCSQEASPRPADSSGLVQECLQQFKVTEAQLQQIQASLLASMQQALRGEASPAPAVRMLPTYVGSIPHGTEQGDFLVLELGAKGASLRVLWVTLTGTEGHRVEPRSQEFVIPQEVMLGAGQQLFDFAAHCLSEFLDAHPSTLISWTKGFRCSGVEGQDVVQLLRDAIQRQGAHSVEVVAVVNDTVGTMMGCAPGLRPCEVGLVVDTGTNACYMEEARHVAALDDDRGRMCVSVEWGSFCDDAALGPLLTTFDRALDRESLNPGAQRFEKMIGGLYLGELVRLVLVHLARRGVLFGGCTSPALLSRGSVLLEHVAEMEDPSAGAARVHAILQGLGLSPDSSDAELVRHVCAAVCTRAAQLCAAALASVLSRMQRGREHRALRVAVATGGRVCEQHPRFCRILRETVKVLAPECDVSFVPSVDGGGRGVAMVTAVAARLASHRRLLEETLAPFRLSREQLAVVQAQMREAMAKGLRGEASSLRMLPTYVRATPDGSERGDFLALDLGGTNFRVLLVRVAAGGVQITSQVYSIPKCVAQGSGQQLFDHIVDCIVDFQQKQGLSGQSLPLGFTFSFPCRQLGLDQGILLNWTKGFNASDCEGQDIVRLLRAAIGRRQAVELNVVAIVNDTVGTMMSCGYEDPRCEIGLIVGTGTNACYMEELQNVAGLTGGPGRMCVNMEWGAFGDDGSLDALSTCFDESVDRASINPGKQRFEKMISGMYLGEIVRHVLLHLTSLGVLFRGQQMGRLQTRDIFKTKFLSEIESDSLALRQVRAILEDLGLPLTSDDALVVLEVCQAVSQRAARLCGAGVAAVAERMRESRGLEELAVSVGVDGTLYKLHPHFSSLVAATVRELAPRCAVTFLQSEDGSGKGAALVTAVACRLAQKTRV; via the exons ATGGACGCCGCTGGGCCTGCAGGGGTGCAGCAGGGGGCAGGAGCCCTGGGCTGCTCCCAGGAGGCCTCGCCCCGGCCGGCAGACAGCTCAGGACTG GTGCAGGAGTGCCTGCAGCAGTTCAAGGTGACAGAGGCACAGCTGCAGCAGATCCAGGCCAGCCTCCTGGCGTCCATGCAGCAGGCGCTGAGGGGGGAGGCGAGCCCTGCCCCCGCTGTCCGGATGCTGCCCACGTATGTGGGGTCCATCCCGCATGGCACCG AGCAAGGCGACTTCCTGGTGCTGGAGCTGGGGGCCAAAGGGGCCTCCCTGCGTGTGTTGTGGGTGACGCTAACGGGCACCGAGGGGCACAGGGTGGAGCCCAGGAGCCAGGAGTTTGTGATCCCCCAAGAGGTGATGCTGGGTGCTGGCCAGCAG CTCTTTGACTTTGCTGCCCACTGCCTGTCTGAGTTCCTGGACGCGCACCCG AGCACCCTCATTTCCTGGACCAAAGGTTTCAGGTGCAGTGGCGTGGAAGGCCAGGACGTGGTCCAGTTGCTCAGAGACGCCATCCAGAGGCAGGGG GCCCACAGCGTGGAGGTGGTTGCCGTGGTGAACGACACGGTGGGCACCATGATGGGCTGCGCGCCGGGGCTCCGGCCGTGCGAGGTGGGGCTTGTCGTAG ACACCGGCACCAACGCCTGCTACATGGAGGAGGCCCGGCACGTGGCGGCGCTGGACGACGACCGTGGCCGCATGTGTGTCAGCGTCGAGTGGGGCTCCTTCTGCGACGACGCGGCCCTGGGGCCGCTGCTGACCACCTTCGACCGCGCCCTGGACCGCGAGTCCCTCAACCCCGGCGCTCAGAG GTTCGAGAAGATGATCGGGGGCCTCTACCTGGGCGAGCTGGTGCGGCTGGTGCTGGTGCACTTGGCCCGGCGTGGGGTCCTCTTTGGCGGCTGCACCTCCCCCGCCCTGCTGAGCCGAGGCAGCGTCCTCCTGGAGCACGTGGCCGAGATGGAGGA cccctctgctggAGCGGCCCGTGTCCACGCTAtcctgcagggcctgggcctgAGCCCAGACTCCTCGGACGCCGAGCTTGTGCGGCACGTGTGTGCGGCCGTGTGCACACGGGCTGCCCAGCTCTGCGCCGCCGCCCTGGCCTCCGTCCTGTCCCGCATGCAGCGCGGCCGGGAGCACCGAGCGCTTCGGGTTGCCGTGGCCACCGGGGGCCGGGTGTGTGAGCAGCATCCCAG GTTCTGCCGCATCCTGCGGGAGACGGTGAAGGTCCTAGCCCCAGAGTGTGATGTCTCCTTCGTCCCCTCGGTGGACGGCGGTGGCCGGGGTGTGGCAATGGTGACCGCGGTGGCCGCCCGCCTGGCCAGCCACAGGCGCCTGCTGGAGGAGACCCTGGCTCCGTTCCGGCTGAGCCGGGAGCAGCTGGCAGTGGTGCAGGCTCAGATGCGGGAGGCCATGGCCAAGGGGCTCCGAGGGGAGGCCTCCTCTCTCCGCATGCTGCCCACTTACGTCCGGGCCACTCCTGATGGCAGCG AGCGAGGGGACTTCCTGGCCCTGGACCTTGGGGGCACCAACTTCCGGGTCCTCCTGGTGCGTGTGGCCGCAGGAGGTGTGCAGATCACCAGCCAGGTGTACTCCATCCCCAAGTGTGTGGCCCAGGGCTCTGGGCAGCAG CTCTTTGACCACATCGTGGATTGCATTGTGGACTTCCAGCAGAAGCAGGGCCTGAGCGGGCAGAGCCTCCCCCTGGGTTTCACCTTCTCCTTCCCATGCAGGCAGCTTGGCCTGGACCAG GGCATCCTCCTGAACTGGACCAAGGGTTTCAACGCGTCGGACTGCGAGGGCCAAGACATCGTGCGTCTGCTGCGGGCAGCCATCGGGCGGAGACAG GCAGTGGAGCTGAATGTGGTTGCCATTGTCAATGACACGGTGGGAACCATGATGTCCTGCGGCTATGAGGACCCCCGTTGTGAGATAGGCCTCATTGTTG GAACCGGCACCAACGCCTGCTACATGGAGGAGCTGCAGAACGTGGCGGGCTTGACGGGGGGCCCGGGCCGCATGTGCGTCAACATGGAGTGGGGGGCCTTCGGGGACGACGGCTCGCTGGACGCCCTCAGCACCTGCTTCGACGAGAGCGTCGACCGGGCGTCCATCAATCCCGGCAAGCAGAG GTTTGAGAAGATGATCAGCGGCATGTACCTGGGGGAGATCGTCCGGCACGTTCTCTTACATCTCACCAGCCTTGGCGTCCTCTTCCGGGGCCAGCAGATGGGGCGCCTCCAGACCAGGGACATCTTTAAGACCAAGTTCCTCTCTGAGATTGAaag CGACAGCCTGGCCCTGCGGCAGGTGCGAGCTATCCTGGAGGACCTGGGCCTGCCCCTGACCTCGGACGACGCCCTGGTGGTCCTGGAGGTGTGCCAGGCCGTGTCCCAGCGGGCCGCCCGGCTCTGCGGCGCAGGCGTGGCTGCCGTGGCGGAGAGGATGCGGGAGAGCCGGGGCCTGGAGGAGCTGGCGGTGTCCGTGGGCGTGGACGGGACCCTCTATAAGCTGCATCCCCA CTTCTCCAGCTTGGTGGCCGCCACGGTGCGGGAGCTGGCCCCTCGCTGTGCGGTCACCTTCCTGCAGTCGGAGGACGGGTCGGGCAAAGGCGCAGCCCTGGTCACGGCCGTTGCCTGCCGCCTGGCCCAGAAGACCCGCGTCTGA
- the UNC5A gene encoding netrin receptor UNC5A isoform X1 encodes MAVRPGVWPALLGIVLAAWLRGSGAQQSATVANPVPGASPDLLPHFLVEPGDVYIVKNKPVLLVCKATPATQIFFKCNGEWVRQVDHVIERSTDGSSGLPAMEVRINVSRQQVEKVFGLEEYWCQCVAWSSSGTTKSQKAYIRIAYLRKNFEQEPLAREVSLEQGLVLPCRPPEGIPPAEVEWLRNEDLVDPALDPNVYITREHSLVVRQARLADTANYTCVAKNIVARRRSASAAVVVYVNGGWSTWTEWSVCSASCGRGWQKRSRSCTNPAPLNGGAFCEGQNVQKTACATLCPVDGSWSPWSKWSACGLDCTHWRSRECSDPAPRNGGEECQGSELDTRNCTSDLCVHTASGPEDVALYVGLIAVAVCLVLLLLVLVLVYCRKKEGLDSDVADSSILTSGFQPVSIKPSKADNPHLLTIQPDLSTTTTTYQGSLCPRQDGPSPKFQLSNGHLLSPLGGGRHTLHHSSPTSEAEDFVSRLSTQNYFRSLPRGTSNMAYGTFNFLGGRLMIPNTGISLLIPPDAIPRGKIYEVYLTLHKPEDVRLPLAGCQTLLSPIVSCGPPGVLLTRPVILAMDHCGEPSPDSWSLRLKKQSCEGSWEDVLHLGEEAPSHLYYCQLEAGACYVFTEQLGRFALVGEALSVAAAKRLKLLLFAPLACTSLEYNIRVYCLHDTHEALKEVVQLEKQLGGQLIQEPRVLHFKDSYHNLRLSIHDMPSSLWKSKLLVSYQEIPFYHVWSGAQQYLHCTFTLERASPSTSDLACKMWVWQVEGDGQSFNINFNITKDTRFAELLALESEGGVPALVGPSAFKIPFLIRQKIISSLDPPCSRGADWRTLAQKLHLDSHLSFFASKPSPTAMILNLWEARHFPNGNLSQLAAAVAGLGQPEAGLFTVSEAEC; translated from the exons GGACCACGTGATCGAGCGCAGCACGGACGGGAGCAGCG ggctgCCGGCCATGGAAGTCCGAATCAATGTCTCGAGGCAGCAGGTGGAGAAGGTGTTCGGGCTGGAggagtactggtgccagtgtgtGGCGTGGAGCTCCTCGGGCACCACCAAGAGTCAGAAGGCCTACATCCGCATTGCCT ATTTGCGCAAGAACTTCGAGCAGGAGCCGCTGGCCAGGGAGGTGTCCCTGGAGCAGGGCCTCGTGCTGCCCTGCCGGCCCCCAGAGGGCATCCCCCCGGCAGAG GTGGAGTGGCTCCGGAACGAGGACCTGGTGGACCCGGCCCTGGACCCCAACGTGTACATCACGCGGGAGCACAGCCTGGTGGTGCGACAGGCCCGCCTGGCGGACACGGCCAACTACACCTGCGTGGCCAAGAACATCGTGGCCCGCCGCCGCAGCGCCTCTGCCGCTGTCGTCGTCTACG TGAACGGTGGGTGGTCGACGTGGACCGAGTGGTCCGTCTGCAGCGCCAGCTGTGGGCGCGGCTGGCAGAAACGGAGCCGGAGCTGCACCAACCCGGCGCCGCTCAACGGGGGCGCCTTCTGTGAGGGCCAGAATGTCCAGAAAACGGCCTGCGCCACCCTGTGCCCAG tGGACGGCAGCTGGAGCCCGTGGAGCAAGTGGTCGGCCTGTGGGCTCGACTGCACCCACTGGCGGAGCCGGGAGTGCTCCGACCCGGCGCCCCGCAACGGGGGTGAGGAGTGCCAGGGCTCTGAGCTGGACACCCGCAACTGCACCAGCGACCTCTGCGTGCACA CTGCGTCCGGCCCTGAGGACGTGGCCCTCTATGTGGGCCTCATCGCCGTGGCCGTGTGCCTTGTCCTGCTGCTGCTTGTCCTTGTCCTTGTGTACTGCCGGAAGAAGGAGGGGCTGGACTCGGACGTGGCCGACTCGTCCATTCTCACCTCAGGCTTCCAGCCGGTCAGCATCAAGCCCAGCAAAGCAG ACAACCCTCACCTGCTCACCATCCAGCCGGACctcagcaccaccaccaccacctaccAGGGCAGCCTGTGTCCCCGGCAGGACGGGCCCAGCCCCAAGTTCCAGCTCTCCAACGGGCACCTGCTCAGCCCGCTGGGCGGCGGCCGCCACACCCTGCACCACAGCTCGCCCACCTCGGAGGCGGAGGACTTCGTCTCCCGCCTCTCCACCCAGAACTACTTCCGCTCCCTGCCCCGAGGCACCAGCAACATGGCCTACGGGACCTTCAACTTCCTCGGGGGCCGGCTGATGATCCCCAACACAG GAATCAGCCTCCTGATCCCGCCAGACGCCATACCGCGAGGGAAGATCTACGAGGTCTACCTCACGCTGCACAAGCCCGAGGACGTGAG GTTGCCCCTAGCCGGCTGTCAGACCCTGCTGAGTCCCATCGTTAGCTGCGGGCCCCCCGGAGTCCTGCTCACCCGGCCCGTCATCCTCGCCATGGACCACTGCGGGGAGCCCAGCCCCGACAGCTGGAGCCTGCGCCTCAAAAAGCAGTCCTGCGAAGGCAGCTGGGAG GACGTGCTGCACCTGGGCGAGGAGGCGCCCTCCCACCTCTACTACTGCCAGCTGGAGGCCGGCGCCTGCTACGTCTTCACCGAGCAGCTGGGCCGCTTCGCCCTGGTGGGGGAGGCGCTCAGCGTGGCCGCAGCCAAGCGCCTCAAGCTGCTTCTGTTCGCCCCGCTGGCCTGCACCTCCCTGGAGTACAACATCCGCGTCTACTGCCTGCACGACACGCACGAGGCGCTCAAG GAGGTGGTGCAGCTGGAGAAGCAGCTGGGGGGACAGCTGATCCAGGAGCCGCGCGTCCTGCACTTCAAGGACAGCTACCACAACCTGCGCCTGTCCATCCACGACATGCCCAGCTCCCTGTGGAAGAGCAAGCTCCTCGTCAGCTACCAG GAGATCCCCTTCTACCACGTCTGGAGCGGCGCGCAGCAGTACCTGCACTGCACCTTCACCCTGGAGCGCGCCAGCCCCAGCACCAGCGACCTGGCCTGCAAGATGTGGGTGTGGCAGGTGGAGGGTGACGGGCAGAGCTTCAACATCAACTTCAACATCACcaag GACACGAGGTTTGCCGAGCTGCTGGCTCTGGAGAGTGAAGGGGGGGTCCCAGCCCTGGTGGGCCCCAGTGCCTTCAAGATCCCCTTCCTCATTCGGCAGAAGATCATTTCCAGCCTGGACCCGCCCTGCAGCCGGGGTGCTGACTGGCGGACTCTGGCCCAGAAACTCCACCTGGACAG ccatcTCAGCTTCTTTGCCTCCAAGCCCAGCCCCACGGCCATGATCCTCAACCTGTGGGAGGCTCGGCACTTCCCCAACGGCAACCTCAGCCAGCTGGCGGCGGCAGTGGCCGGACTGGGCCAGCCGGAGGCCGGCCTCTTCACGGTGTCAGAGGCCGAGTGCTGA